One genomic segment of Salinigranum rubrum includes these proteins:
- a CDS encoding PhzF family phenazine biosynthesis protein, which yields MSLSHRFHLVDVFAEEPYAGNQLAVFHDTADLSTAEMQALTREMNYSESTFIESTTPPDDRYEVRIFDPAEELQFAGHPTIGTAYVVREFLRDDAPDELTLSLGVGDISVTVESEGEDDRYWVHQIPPSFETTLDHAHAAEMLGLSLDDIDDRYPVELVSTGLPTLVVPLRSLDAAQRAETQADPYSRYLVEPHGNVNLLVFTPETEGDTDLHVRVFADAGGIPEDPATGSSNGCLAAYLVAHRYFDTDEVSVTVEQGLEMGRPSLLHLRANESEEGITVSVGGRVQPVAEGRLL from the coding sequence ATGTCGCTCTCACACCGCTTCCACCTCGTCGACGTCTTCGCCGAGGAACCGTACGCCGGCAACCAACTCGCCGTCTTCCACGACACCGCGGACCTCTCGACCGCGGAGATGCAGGCGCTCACCCGCGAGATGAACTACTCCGAGTCGACGTTCATCGAATCGACGACGCCTCCAGACGACCGGTACGAGGTCCGCATCTTCGACCCCGCCGAGGAACTCCAGTTCGCCGGCCATCCCACCATCGGAACCGCGTACGTCGTCCGTGAGTTCCTCCGGGACGACGCGCCGGACGAACTCACGCTCTCGCTCGGCGTCGGCGACATCTCCGTGACGGTCGAGTCGGAGGGCGAGGACGACCGATACTGGGTCCACCAGATTCCGCCCTCCTTCGAGACGACGCTCGACCACGCTCACGCCGCCGAGATGCTGGGGCTCTCTCTCGACGATATCGACGACCGCTACCCGGTCGAACTCGTCTCGACCGGCCTCCCCACGCTGGTCGTCCCGCTCCGCTCGCTCGACGCCGCCCAACGAGCCGAGACGCAGGCCGACCCCTACTCGCGATACCTCGTGGAGCCACACGGGAACGTGAACCTGCTCGTCTTCACGCCGGAGACCGAGGGCGACACCGACCTCCACGTCCGCGTGTTCGCCGACGCCGGCGGTATCCCCGAGGACCCCGCGACGGGTTCGTCGAACGGGTGTCTCGCGGCGTACCTCGTCGCCCACCGGTACTTCGACACCGACGAGGTCAGCGTCACCGTCGAACAGGGGCTCGAAATGGGCCGGCCGTCGCTCCTGCACCTCCGCGCGAACGAGAGCGAGGAGGGAATCACCGTCTCGGTCGGCGGCCGCGTCCAGCCAGTCGCCGAGGGTCGGCTGTTGTGA
- a CDS encoding RidA family protein yields the protein MTRRAIEPAGLADAAQHHFTPAIVADGTLYVSGQVGTDDEGEYVGDDVRSQTRQAFENVETLLRSVDRGLGDVVKVTSYVVDIADNYEAFHSVYREVFPERPFPCHTALGVDSLASETPLVEIEVEAPVDEDL from the coding sequence ATGACGCGAAGAGCCATCGAACCGGCGGGCCTGGCCGACGCGGCGCAGCACCACTTCACCCCGGCAATCGTCGCCGACGGGACGCTCTACGTGTCGGGACAGGTCGGCACGGACGACGAGGGGGAGTACGTCGGCGACGACGTGCGGTCACAGACCCGACAGGCGTTCGAGAACGTCGAGACGCTCCTCCGCAGCGTCGACCGGGGCCTCGGAGACGTCGTCAAGGTCACGAGCTACGTCGTCGACATCGCGGACAACTACGAGGCGTTTCACTCGGTGTACCGGGAAGTCTTCCCGGAGCGGCCCTTCCCCTGCCACACCGCCCTCGGGGTCGACAGCCTCGCGAGCGAGACGCCGCTGGTAGAAATCGAGGTCGAAGCGCCCGTCGACGAGGACCTGTGA
- a CDS encoding universal stress protein → MYTRVLYPTDGSDPAREALGYALDLAAEHDATLHVLNVANTNQDSLTTVEGRVVDVLESEGEEVVDEAVDRATERGVDAVSAVLQGDPALTIVDYAREYDVDLVVMPTHGRSGLSRLLLGSVTERVVGSIDVPLVVVNPTEDRTFRYPPREILAATDGSGAADLALDSAVALARDTGATLHVVYVVETTTLGFDVRSALASEELDAGAESVLEAAAERAEESGVDPVTHVEHGHPHREILSLVDGEVDLLALGVHGETDFSRSVLGGVATKVIRTAPVPVLLRRESDSAV, encoded by the coding sequence ATGTACACTCGCGTCCTCTATCCGACCGACGGGAGCGACCCTGCCCGCGAAGCGCTCGGGTACGCGCTCGACCTCGCCGCCGAACACGACGCCACGCTGCACGTTCTCAACGTGGCGAACACGAACCAGGACAGCCTCACCACGGTCGAGGGACGCGTGGTCGACGTCCTCGAGAGCGAAGGCGAAGAGGTCGTCGACGAGGCGGTCGACCGCGCCACCGAACGGGGGGTCGACGCCGTCTCGGCCGTCCTGCAGGGAGACCCCGCGCTCACCATCGTCGACTACGCCCGCGAGTACGACGTCGACCTCGTGGTGATGCCGACTCACGGTCGGAGCGGGCTCTCCCGCCTGTTGCTCGGGAGCGTCACGGAGCGGGTCGTCGGTTCCATCGACGTGCCGCTCGTCGTCGTCAACCCCACAGAGGACCGCACGTTCCGGTACCCGCCGCGCGAGATACTGGCGGCGACCGACGGCAGCGGGGCCGCGGACCTGGCGCTCGATTCGGCGGTCGCCCTCGCCCGCGACACCGGGGCGACGCTACACGTCGTCTACGTCGTCGAGACGACGACCCTGGGGTTCGACGTGCGCTCCGCCCTCGCGAGCGAGGAACTCGACGCCGGCGCGGAGTCCGTTCTCGAGGCCGCGGCCGAGCGGGCCGAAGAGAGCGGCGTCGACCCCGTCACCCACGTCGAACACGGCCATCCCCACCGTGAAATCCTCTCCCTCGTCGACGGCGAAGTCGACCTCCTCGCGCTCGGCGTCCACGGCGAGACGGACTTCAGCCGGTCGGTTCTGGGCGGCGTCGCCACGAAGGTGATCCGCACGGCACCGGTCCCGGTCCTGTTGCGGCGCGAATCCGACTCCGCGGTGTAA
- a CDS encoding cell division protein SepF, with the protein MGIMNKLLSGGQSHSTDDYVTLDLDDFDTARGGEARTQIHIAEIGGQQDVIAIKDAVYDGDIVIADVTRLRINDSTMEHIIDDLQQVAREVDGDIVQKGDDQIIIVPQGCGISRRKLA; encoded by the coding sequence ATGGGAATCATGAATAAGCTCCTGAGTGGGGGGCAGAGTCACAGCACGGACGACTACGTCACGCTCGACCTCGACGACTTCGACACCGCCCGCGGCGGCGAGGCCCGCACGCAGATTCACATCGCCGAAATCGGCGGACAACAGGACGTCATCGCCATCAAGGACGCCGTCTACGACGGCGACATCGTCATCGCCGACGTGACCCGACTGCGGATCAACGACAGCACGATGGAGCACATCATCGACGACCTCCAGCAGGTCGCCCGCGAAGTCGACGGCGACATCGTCCAAAAGGGCGACGACCAGATCATCATCGTCCCGCAGGGCTGTGGCATCTCCCGCCGGAAACTCGCCTGA
- a CDS encoding VOC family protein — translation MSRVTFFEIYADDVERAMAFYESVFDWQFERYEPSEVDYWLVMTGPDDEPGIDGGFMRRPEGMPRVDGASAFVCTVTVESIDDTLERVTDTAGRSEWRRCTFPTWGGTRTVSTPRATRSA, via the coding sequence ATGTCGAGAGTGACGTTCTTCGAGATATACGCCGACGACGTCGAACGCGCGATGGCGTTCTACGAATCGGTGTTCGACTGGCAGTTCGAGCGGTACGAACCGAGCGAGGTGGACTACTGGCTGGTGATGACCGGCCCCGACGACGAACCGGGTATCGACGGGGGGTTCATGCGACGGCCCGAGGGGATGCCCCGGGTCGACGGGGCGAGCGCGTTCGTCTGCACCGTCACCGTCGAGTCCATCGACGACACCCTCGAACGGGTCACCGACACGGCGGGTCGATCAGAATGGAGACGATGCACATTCCCGACGTGGGGTGGCACGCGTACTGTCTCGACTCCGAGGGCAACGCGTTCGGCGTGA